From Candidatus Nomurabacteria bacterium, one genomic window encodes:
- a CDS encoding YebC/PmpR family DNA-binding transcriptional regulator codes for MSGHNKWSKIKHKKAATDAVKSKIFSKHSALITMEVKKAGGDVNSANVLAAVDRAKKDSMPKDNIEKALAKGSGAGGAALEEVLFEGYGPGGVAMLIQAVTDNNNRTAPEIRHTFSKAGLELGTPGSAAWAFTKTTEGYVPNTPMELDDTTGEKLAEFIEALEDNDDVTNVYTAADSPEE; via the coding sequence ATGTCTGGACACAACAAATGGTCAAAGATCAAACATAAAAAAGCAGCAACTGATGCAGTGAAGAGTAAGATCTTTTCAAAACACTCAGCGCTCATTACTATGGAAGTTAAGAAAGCAGGTGGTGATGTAAATTCAGCCAATGTACTCGCCGCAGTAGACCGAGCCAAGAAAGACTCCATGCCGAAGGATAATATTGAGAAAGCACTTGCAAAAGGAAGTGGCGCAGGGGGCGCTGCTCTGGAGGAAGTGCTATTTGAAGGATATGGACCTGGCGGTGTTGCGATGCTGATCCAGGCAGTAACCGACAACAACAATCGCACAGCACCTGAGATCCGTCACACCTTCTCCAAAGCCGGTCTTGAGCTTGGCACCCCTGGTTCGGCTGCTTGGGCGTTTACCAAAACTACTGAGGGCTACGTTCCTAATACCCCTATGGAACTCGATGATACCACTGGTGAAAAGCTCGCTGAATTCATTGAAGCCCTGGAAGACAATGATGATGTAACCAATGTGTATACTGCTGCGGATTCTCCAGAAGAGTAA
- a CDS encoding crossover junction endodeoxyribonuclease RuvC, protein MKVISVDPGYDRLGVAIMELENGSEKLIHSECIETDKKLSLTERLKTIGDRFEALLLAHSPTALGIETLFFNKNQKTAMGVAQARGILIYLAQTHNCTVYEFSPQEIKVATTGYGKSDKAAVIDMVRRLITDAPVSALDDEYDAIAVGITCLAHHGRTK, encoded by the coding sequence ATGAAAGTGATATCAGTCGACCCTGGTTATGATCGTCTTGGTGTGGCCATCATGGAACTAGAAAATGGATCAGAAAAGCTGATTCACTCAGAGTGTATTGAGACTGATAAGAAGTTGTCACTCACCGAGCGCCTCAAAACGATCGGAGATCGTTTTGAGGCGCTCCTCTTAGCCCATTCCCCCACCGCACTTGGGATTGAAACACTCTTCTTCAACAAAAACCAAAAGACTGCTATGGGAGTGGCACAGGCACGAGGCATTCTCATTTATCTCGCTCAGACACACAATTGCACCGTGTATGAATTTAGCCCGCAAGAGATAAAGGTTGCTACTACCGGCTATGGAAAGAGCGACAAGGCCGCTGTGATCGATATGGTTCGTCGACTCATTACAGACGCACCTGTGAGTGCTCTTGACGACGAGTACGATGCAATTGCTGTTGGCATAACCTGTCTTGCGCATCACGGGCGAACCAAGTAA
- a CDS encoding histidine phosphatase family protein, which produces MKLPTELVLLRHGQSEGNIASRASRDGDHSHYTPEFRSQSSMFWRLTPTGRKQAEHARDWMKRNQLTDFDLNVHSDMTRAIETAHIAAPGINFCGTSLVRERSWGVLDTLPHNEKHLYPGSNLLLRDKDPLSWHPPGGETMWQVMERVRRFLNNLSLFSSEYRTVRVVCHGEVMWAFRYILEHMSPQEYRLMYNSEKSEHIMYNCHLLHYKDNHQGSYRSMYSVCTYKPERYESGWLSIN; this is translated from the coding sequence ATGAAACTACCTACCGAACTTGTGCTACTGCGCCACGGTCAATCTGAAGGCAACATTGCCTCCCGTGCTTCACGTGACGGAGACCACAGTCACTACACCCCTGAGTTTCGCAGTCAATCTTCAATGTTTTGGCGCCTTACTCCAACTGGTAGAAAACAAGCAGAACATGCTCGCGACTGGATGAAGCGTAATCAGTTGACTGATTTTGATCTCAACGTCCACTCGGATATGACACGTGCAATCGAGACGGCTCATATTGCAGCACCTGGGATCAACTTCTGTGGAACCTCCTTGGTTCGAGAAAGGTCATGGGGTGTACTAGACACTCTTCCCCATAACGAAAAACATCTGTATCCAGGCAGCAACTTGTTGCTACGAGACAAAGATCCGCTTAGTTGGCATCCACCTGGCGGTGAAACGATGTGGCAAGTCATGGAACGAGTGCGAAGGTTTCTGAACAACCTATCCTTGTTCTCAAGCGAATATCGCACAGTGAGAGTAGTGTGTCACGGTGAAGTAATGTGGGCATTCAGGTACATACTGGAGCACATGAGCCCACAGGAGTACCGGCTGATGTATAATTCTGAAAAATCAGAGCATATTATGTACAACTGCCACCTACTTCATTATAAAGACAACCATCAAGGATCATATCGCTCAATGTATTCGGTCTGTACCTACAAACCAGAACGATATGAATCAGGCTGGCTCTCGATCAACTAA
- the ruvB gene encoding Holliday junction branch migration DNA helicase RuvB, which translates to MANNITRDDATNLDRTLRPQTWDEYVGQEKTKENLRILLTAAKERGHAAEHILLYGPPGLGKTTLANLVSKTLGTNMKITSGPAIERVGDLAAILTNLSPGDVLFIDEIHRLSKSIEEVLYPAMESGVLDIIIGKGPSARTVQLELPPFTMVAATTRISLLSSPLRSRFSGGTFRLEFYSDSEIATILTRSAELLGMSPTKEIVDKIAKRCRATPRTANYLLKRCRDLAQLEGGELTDEIVGKTFDLLEIDSLGLGKPDRAVLEVIIHKFNGGPVGLNTIAAATGEEPSTIEDVIEPYLIRHGLLERTPRGRVASGEAYGHIQITND; encoded by the coding sequence ATGGCAAATAACATCACTCGCGACGACGCCACTAATCTAGACCGCACCCTTCGTCCGCAGACGTGGGATGAATACGTTGGTCAAGAAAAAACCAAAGAAAACCTGCGTATTTTACTGACTGCCGCCAAGGAGCGCGGACATGCTGCAGAGCATATTCTCCTCTATGGCCCACCAGGGCTCGGCAAGACCACTCTCGCCAACTTGGTCTCCAAGACCCTCGGCACCAATATGAAGATCACTTCTGGCCCAGCGATCGAGCGAGTAGGCGACCTGGCCGCCATCCTTACCAATCTCTCGCCAGGCGATGTGCTTTTTATTGATGAGATCCATCGCCTTTCAAAGAGTATCGAAGAAGTGCTCTACCCTGCTATGGAGTCGGGTGTGCTCGATATCATCATTGGCAAGGGCCCATCCGCACGCACCGTACAGCTTGAGCTGCCCCCATTTACCATGGTTGCCGCTACCACCCGCATCTCACTTCTTTCTTCCCCACTTCGTTCACGCTTCTCTGGCGGCACGTTCCGCCTAGAGTTTTACAGCGACAGTGAGATAGCCACCATTCTTACCCGCTCAGCCGAACTACTCGGCATGTCTCCCACAAAAGAGATCGTAGACAAGATCGCAAAGCGTTGTCGCGCTACGCCACGCACCGCCAACTATCTCTTAAAGCGCTGTCGAGACCTCGCGCAACTTGAAGGCGGCGAGCTAACTGATGAGATCGTTGGAAAAACCTTTGATCTCCTAGAGATCGATTCGCTCGGACTCGGAAAGCCCGACCGAGCCGTCCTTGAGGTAATTATTCACAAATTTAACGGTGGCCCGGTCGGGCTTAACACCATCGCCGCCGCAACCGGCGAAGAACCTTCAACTATAGAAGATGTGATCGAGCCATATCTTATTCGGCACGGCCTCCTTGAACGCACCCCGCGCGGCCGCGTAGCTAGCGGAGAGGCATATGGTCACATTCAAATTACCAACGATTAA